A portion of the Oxynema aestuarii AP17 genome contains these proteins:
- the rplC gene encoding 50S ribosomal protein L3, giving the protein MSVGILGTKLGMTQVFDEDGKAIPVTVIQAGPCTVTQIKTKETDGYEAVQIGYGEVSTKAINKPELGHLVKSSAPPLRHLCEYRQDPSDFELGQQVDVGHFEPGQLVDVSGKSIGRGFAGYQKRHNFKRGPMSHGSKNHRLPGSTGAGTTPGRVYPGKRMAGRLGGKQVTIRKLTVVRIDTERNLILVKGAVPGKPGALLNIKPANIVGGA; this is encoded by the coding sequence GTGTCTGTCGGTATTCTCGGCACTAAATTAGGCATGACCCAAGTGTTTGACGAAGATGGCAAAGCCATCCCCGTAACCGTCATTCAAGCCGGGCCATGCACGGTGACCCAAATCAAAACCAAAGAAACAGATGGCTACGAAGCCGTACAAATCGGTTACGGCGAAGTGTCCACCAAAGCCATCAACAAACCCGAACTCGGCCACCTGGTCAAGTCCAGCGCGCCTCCCCTGCGCCACTTGTGCGAGTATCGCCAAGATCCGAGCGACTTCGAGCTCGGCCAGCAGGTAGACGTGGGACACTTCGAGCCGGGTCAACTGGTGGACGTCAGTGGGAAAAGTATCGGTCGGGGGTTTGCCGGATATCAAAAACGGCATAACTTCAAACGCGGACCGATGTCTCACGGTTCTAAAAACCATCGCTTACCCGGTTCCACCGGAGCGGGAACCACCCCCGGGCGGGTTTATCCCGGCAAGCGCATGGCGGGTCGTCTCGGAGGCAAACAGGTAACCATCCGTAAGTTGACCGTCGTTCGCATCGATACCGAGCGCAACTTGATCCTGGTTAAAGGTGCAGTTCCCGGTAAACCCGGTGCTTTGTTGAACATCAAACCCGCCAATATCGTGGGGGGAGCGTAA
- the ndhN gene encoding NAD(P)H-quinone oxidoreductase subunit N yields the protein MALITTGKPLMRDLEQHGSLALYVPLEGGFEGRYQRRLRASGYDMMAITARGLGDVAMYLTGVHGVRPPHLGKKEIRTYFVPPMVSYNLEHLSANSKGLVLWILEGGMLSRQEIEYLTKLPQLEPKVKVTVEVGGDRQFRWTPLTDLLVSA from the coding sequence ATGGCCTTGATTACCACAGGCAAGCCCTTAATGCGCGATCTGGAACAACACGGATCCCTAGCCCTCTACGTTCCTTTAGAAGGAGGATTCGAGGGGCGATATCAACGACGCCTGCGTGCGAGTGGCTACGACATGATGGCGATTACGGCGAGAGGACTCGGAGACGTGGCCATGTACCTGACCGGGGTTCACGGCGTCCGTCCGCCTCACTTGGGCAAAAAAGAAATCCGCACCTATTTCGTCCCGCCGATGGTCAGTTACAACCTCGAACACTTGAGCGCCAATTCCAAAGGCTTAGTGCTGTGGATACTCGAAGGGGGGATGCTGTCGCGCCAAGAAATCGAATATCTGACCAAGTTGCCGCAACTCGAACCCAAAGTGAAAGTCACTGTTGAAGTGGGTGGCGATCGCCAATTCCGGTGGACGCCCTTAACCGATCTGTTAGTCTCGGCCTAA
- a CDS encoding vWA domain-containing protein produces MLENRDYTLIIDKSGSMSVADQPGSQTRWQAAQESTLALARKCEEFDPDGITVYLFSSRFKRYDNVTSAKVSQVFQENEPSGRTDLAGVLEDALKDYFKRKAAGQTKPNGETFLAITDGEPDDRKAVMKVIVEASRQIDRDEELAISFIQVGNDRQATEFLKALDDALQGAGAKFDIVDTVTIDDMGDMTLTEVLMNAIVD; encoded by the coding sequence GTGCTTGAAAATCGTGACTATACTCTAATTATCGACAAAAGCGGTAGTATGTCCGTGGCCGACCAACCGGGAAGCCAGACGCGCTGGCAAGCTGCCCAGGAATCCACTCTCGCTTTGGCGCGCAAATGTGAGGAGTTCGATCCCGACGGCATTACCGTTTATCTGTTTTCCAGCCGATTCAAACGCTACGATAACGTGACGTCGGCGAAAGTTTCGCAAGTTTTCCAGGAAAACGAACCGTCCGGACGCACCGATTTGGCGGGGGTTCTCGAAGACGCACTCAAAGATTATTTCAAACGTAAAGCGGCGGGACAGACCAAACCCAACGGCGAGACCTTTTTAGCGATCACCGACGGCGAACCGGACGATCGCAAAGCGGTCATGAAAGTTATCGTCGAAGCGTCGCGCCAGATCGATCGCGACGAAGAACTCGCGATTTCCTTTATCCAAGTAGGAAACGATCGCCAAGCCACGGAATTTCTCAAAGCACTCGACGACGCCTTGCAAGGGGCGGGGGCGAAATTCGATATTGTCGATACGGTGACGATCGACGATATGGGAGATATGACCCTGACCGAAGTGCTGATGAATGCGATCGTCGATTAA
- a CDS encoding vWA domain-containing protein, which translates to MLENRDYTLIIDKSGSMMTVDRPGGPNRWQAAQESTFALAAKCEQIDPDGITVYLFSSRFKRYDNVTSAKVSQIFQENEPMGRTDLAGVLKDALDNFLARKQAGQIKEGETILVVTDGEPDDRKAVMKVIVEASRQLDRDEELAISLIQVGADPSATRFLKALDDELEGVGAKFDIVDTIAIDDMEDLTLSEVLLNAISD; encoded by the coding sequence ATGCTAGAAAATCGCGATTACACTTTGATTATTGATAAAAGTGGCAGCATGATGACCGTCGATCGCCCGGGCGGTCCCAATCGCTGGCAAGCTGCACAAGAGTCTACCTTTGCCCTGGCGGCGAAATGCGAACAAATAGACCCGGACGGCATTACCGTTTACCTGTTTTCGAGCCGTTTCAAACGCTACGATAATGTCACTTCGGCCAAAGTTTCGCAAATTTTCCAAGAAAACGAACCGATGGGTCGCACGGACTTGGCGGGGGTACTCAAAGATGCGTTAGATAATTTCTTGGCGCGCAAACAGGCGGGACAGATCAAAGAAGGGGAAACGATCTTAGTGGTCACCGATGGCGAACCGGACGATCGCAAAGCGGTGATGAAAGTTATCGTCGAAGCATCTCGCCAACTCGATCGCGATGAAGAATTGGCGATTTCTTTAATTCAAGTCGGCGCCGACCCGAGTGCGACGCGGTTTTTAAAAGCGTTGGACGACGAATTAGAGGGGGTGGGAGCGAAATTCGATATTGTCGATACGATCGCGATCGACGACATGGAAGATCTGACCCTTTCGGAAGTCTTGCTTAACGCGATCTCCGATTAG
- a CDS encoding salt stress protein, Slr1339 family, producing MTDEIDKLLAKVKSEYDPSGPPATPESTPTPPKQEAKAASTPQNTGSIDNLLAQIEVEGKTSGRAPTGWQGSPSQSRSPQGSGSFDELLTGVKEEFEGRDRLEREEHERAERERAEEERRRREQQRQKVAKKAQEWLKQLDPYSDEGFWFGQFAEGYASRLEAAIDYLEALEQKSE from the coding sequence ATGACTGACGAAATTGATAAGCTGCTGGCCAAAGTAAAAAGTGAGTACGACCCGAGTGGGCCGCCAGCAACGCCCGAAAGCACTCCTACACCTCCAAAACAGGAGGCTAAAGCTGCGAGTACGCCGCAAAATACGGGTTCGATCGACAACCTGCTCGCACAGATCGAGGTGGAGGGCAAAACCTCCGGGAGGGCGCCGACGGGTTGGCAAGGTTCCCCGAGTCAGAGCCGTTCCCCGCAAGGGTCGGGTTCGTTTGACGAGTTGCTGACGGGGGTCAAGGAAGAGTTTGAAGGGCGCGATCGCCTGGAACGAGAAGAACACGAACGCGCCGAACGGGAGCGTGCGGAGGAAGAACGACGGCGCCGGGAGCAACAGCGCCAAAAGGTAGCGAAAAAGGCGCAGGAGTGGTTAAAACAACTCGATCCGTATTCCGATGAGGGCTTTTGGTTCGGGCAGTTTGCCGAAGGGTATGCCTCGCGGCTGGAAGCGGCGATCGACTATCTCGAAGCCCTCGAACAAAAATCGGAGTGA